A window of the Dunckerocampus dactyliophorus isolate RoL2022-P2 chromosome 19, RoL_Ddac_1.1, whole genome shotgun sequence genome harbors these coding sequences:
- the LOC129172314 gene encoding chloride intracellular channel protein 5-like isoform X2 — protein MKEEMSGADREPDIELFVKAGSDGESIGNCPFSQRLFMILWLKGVVFNVTTVDLKRKPADLNNLAPGTHPPFLTYNGEVKTDINKIEEFLEEMLAPPKYPKLAAKQRESNTAGNDIFAKFSAFIKNTKVDANDALEKGLTRALQKLDDYLNSLLPDEIDADSMEEEKASKRSFLDGHELTLADCNLLPKLHIVKVVAKKYRNYDIPSNMTGIWRYLKNAAARDEFTNTCAASSEIEMAYKDVAKRLAK, from the exons ATGAAAGAAGAAATGTCAGGTGCTGACAGAGAACCTGATATTGAACTTTTTGTTAAG GCCGGCAGCGATGGGGAGAGCATCGGCAACTGTCCCTTCTCGCAGCGTCTCTTCATGATCCTCTGGCTCAAAGGAGTCGTCTTCAACGTCACCACTGTGGACCTCAAGAG GAAGCCAGCGGACCTGAACAACCTGGCGCCTGGCACGCATCCGCCATTCCTCACCTACAATGGAGAGGTCAAGACGGACATCAACAAGATCGAGGAGTTCCTGGAGGAGATGCTAGCACCTCCCAA GTATCCCAAACTGGCGGCCAAGCAGAGAGAGTCCAACACGGCCGGGAATGACATCTTCGCCAAGTTCTCAGCCTTCATCAAGAACACCAAAGTGGATGCTAACGATG caTTGGAGAAAGGTTTAACAAGGGCGCTGCAGAAGCTGGACGACTACCTGAACAGTCTCCTGCCTGACGAGATTGACGCAGACAgcatggaggaggagaaggccTCCAAGCGAAGCTTCCTGGACGGGCACGAGCTGACCCTGGCAGACTGTAACCTGCTGCCTAAACTGCACATAGTCAAG GTCGTGGCTAAGAAGTACCGAAACTACGACATTCCCTCGAACATGACAGGGATCTGGCGGTACCTGAAGAATGCGGCGGCACGTGACGAGTTCACCAACACGTGCGCAGCCAGCTCAGAGATCGAGATGGCGTACAAGGACGTGGCCAAGAGGCTGGCCAAATAG
- the mrps18a gene encoding 39S ribosomal protein S18a, mitochondrial translates to MAASVVLKSVWNSFAALNCGINGNLSVLQRITIPQLSSLVTHRRGIRQVVEKRENKTVTIEGKILALPAAPQPPNPTAKCPIYRWNLQNKYNYTDVLLLSQFIRSDGGMLPKRITGLCPQEHRKIVECVKMAHRAGLLPDHRPKLPEGHVPKPKPQLNRYLTRWSIKSVKPIYKRGPKWCKNRMCVGSPLLRDNVRYGPRPLYIKH, encoded by the exons ATGGCGGCGTCCGTTGTGTTGAAGTCCGTGTGGAACTCATTTGCGGCGTTAAACTGCGGTATTAACGGGAACTTAAGTGTTCTACAAAGGATAACGATACCGCAGTTATCGTCTTTAGTGACCCATAGGAGAGGAATACGCCAAG TGGTGGAAAAACGAGAGAACAAGACAGTAACT ATTGAAGGGAAAATCCTGGCTCTTCCAGCTGCACCGCAACCTCCAAACCCCACAGCCAAGTGTCCTATCTATAGATGGAACCTGCAGAACAAATACAACTACAcg gATGTGCTGCTGCTCAGTCAGTTCATCAGGTCAGATGGAGGGATGCTGCCCAAAAGAATCACTGGCTTGTGTCCACAGGAGCATCGCAAGATCGTCGAATGTGTGAAGATGGCTCACAGAGCAG GTCTGCTTCCTGACCACAGGCCCAAACTTCCAGAAGGCCACGTCCCAAAGCCTAAGCCACAACTCAACAG ATACCTGACCCGCTGGTCCATTAAGTCTGTCAAGCCCATCTATAAACGCGGACCGAAGTGGTGCAAGAACCGCATGTGCGTTGGAAGCCCGCTGCTCCGGGACAATGTGCGTTACGGTCCCAGGCCCCTTTACATAAAACACTGA
- the LOC129172314 gene encoding chloride intracellular channel protein 5-like isoform X1 has translation MANVQVSLYKQEKNRELNLKLIFEREDKNCALKKDDFGSSVNESRYLCRVTFAHGLNVAAGCCGGKSSVKPLAQRSSGRCLWNLPVADIHSVRNHLLLHSLSLKITQNIQFNMDVSADDGIMRRHHSDNSDSEHERREISQVQVHVSAEEEHTSPDYMDTRDGDTRSRSSSSSSSSSSSHEEEEGEAALKMEDVPKEPDVVHREEVKPEEVNQAQSRRSSTSSASSASAEEDNAEDGMLMAYKHSDTKAEESVDYSLKTLENVSLDESSLADPGHPEISLYVKAGSDGESIGNCPFSQRLFMILWLKGVVFNVTTVDLKRKPADLNNLAPGTHPPFLTYNGEVKTDINKIEEFLEEMLAPPKYPKLAAKQRESNTAGNDIFAKFSAFIKNTKVDANDALEKGLTRALQKLDDYLNSLLPDEIDADSMEEEKASKRSFLDGHELTLADCNLLPKLHIVKVVAKKYRNYDIPSNMTGIWRYLKNAAARDEFTNTCAASSEIEMAYKDVAKRLAK, from the exons ATGGCAAATGTGCAGGTGTCACTTTATAAGCAGGAAAAAAATAGGGAGTTGAATTTGAAACTTATATTTGAGAGGGAAGACAAGaattgtgctttaaaaaaagatgattttGGGTCCAGTGTGAATGAGTCTCGCTATCTTTGTCGTGTCACCTTCGCACATGGTCTCAATGTGGCTGCAGGTTGTTGTGGTGGTAAATCATCAGTTAAGCCACTGGCTCAAAGGTCCTCTGGGAGGTGTCTCTGGAATTTGCCCGTTGCAGACATTCACTCGGTGCGGAAccaccttcttctccactcctTGTCCTTGAAAATCACACAGAACATCCAATTCAACATGGACGTCTCAGCCGATGATGGAATTATGCGACGTCATCATTCGGACAACTCGGACTCGGAGCACGAGAGGCGTGAGATCAGCCAGGTGCAGGTCCACGTCTCCGCCGAGGAAGAGCATACCTCCCCGGACTACATGGACACCAGAGACGGAGACACACGCAGccgctcttcctcttcttcttcttcttcatctagTAGCCATGAAGAAGAGGAGGGGGAGGCAGCATTGAAGATGGAAGACGTTCCCAAGGAGCCAGATGTTGTCCACAGGGAGGAGGTCAAACCAGAGGAGGTGAACCAGGCCCAGTCCAGGCGCTCTTCCACATCCTCTGCGTCTTCCGCCTCCGCTGAGGAGGACAACGCCGAGGATGGTATGCTGATGGCCTACAAGCACTCGGACACCAAGGCGGAGGAGTCTGTGGACTACAGCCTGAAGACTCTGGAGAACGTCAGCCTAGACGAGAGCAGCCTCGCTGACCCTGGACATCCTGAGATCTCGCTCTACGTCAAG GCCGGCAGCGATGGGGAGAGCATCGGCAACTGTCCCTTCTCGCAGCGTCTCTTCATGATCCTCTGGCTCAAAGGAGTCGTCTTCAACGTCACCACTGTGGACCTCAAGAG GAAGCCAGCGGACCTGAACAACCTGGCGCCTGGCACGCATCCGCCATTCCTCACCTACAATGGAGAGGTCAAGACGGACATCAACAAGATCGAGGAGTTCCTGGAGGAGATGCTAGCACCTCCCAA GTATCCCAAACTGGCGGCCAAGCAGAGAGAGTCCAACACGGCCGGGAATGACATCTTCGCCAAGTTCTCAGCCTTCATCAAGAACACCAAAGTGGATGCTAACGATG caTTGGAGAAAGGTTTAACAAGGGCGCTGCAGAAGCTGGACGACTACCTGAACAGTCTCCTGCCTGACGAGATTGACGCAGACAgcatggaggaggagaaggccTCCAAGCGAAGCTTCCTGGACGGGCACGAGCTGACCCTGGCAGACTGTAACCTGCTGCCTAAACTGCACATAGTCAAG GTCGTGGCTAAGAAGTACCGAAACTACGACATTCCCTCGAACATGACAGGGATCTGGCGGTACCTGAAGAATGCGGCGGCACGTGACGAGTTCACCAACACGTGCGCAGCCAGCTCAGAGATCGAGATGGCGTACAAGGACGTGGCCAAGAGGCTGGCCAAATAG
- the rsph9 gene encoding radial spoke head protein 9 homolog: MDANSLSYFLELVAGSGCILNSEQRAALQTSLIILKKNYKFNRVLFWGKILGLKEHYFIAQGRRGDELKDTQHFYSFNCIEWFLIPSTTTEMIEDVSKTAKGRFEGDPSFVYEQKQGDKFDASAEESTKKVTEETRLAVTVHLINEEASVVPRGAFINTTHGVVQINRSFGGLSYFQAGKLEHFLHFTQPKHLKKKTLLEMADLNPALDFLDPLSEDIPKGSWSLQFEGANKVCVIRSLLWLGLTFYHVTMTPLHGCVYIGYGTKNLDLPFML; the protein is encoded by the exons ATGGACGCCAATTCGTTATCCTACTTCCTGGAGCTGGTAGCCGGGAGCGGGTGCATTTTGAACTCGGAGCAAAGAGCAGCTCTGCAAACGTCACtgattattttgaaaaagaacTACAAATTCAACCGGGTGTTGTTTTGGGGCAAAATACTCGGATTAAAAGAGCATTACTTTATCGCTCAAGGGAGAAGGGGCGATGAGCTGAAGGACACGCAGCATTTCTACAG CTTCAACTGCATCGAATGGTTCCTGATCCCCTCCACCACGACTGAAATGATCGAGGACGTTTCCAAAACCGCCAAGGGCCGATTCGAAGGTGACCCGTCTTTTGTGTACGAGCAAAAGCAAGGAGACAAATTTGACGCTTCAGCCGAGGAGTCAACT AAGAAAGTGACCGAGGAAACCAGGCTCGCCGTGACAGTTCACCTCATCAACGAGGAAGCATCGGTGGTACCGCGGGGCGCCTTCATCAATACCACGCACGGGGTGGTCCAGATCAATCGAAGCTTTGGCG GTCTTTCTTACTTTCAAGCCGGGAAACTGGAACACTTTCTTCACTTTACTCAACCTAAGCACCTGAAGAAGAAGACCCTCCTGGAGATGGCCGATTTGAACCCCGCCTTGGACTTCCTGGATCCGCTGAGTGAGGACATTCCAAAAG gATCATGGAGTCTTCAGTTTGAAGGTGCCAACAAAGTGTGCGTGATTCGCAGCCTGCTGTGGTTGGGCCTGACCTTCTACCACGTGACCATGACGCCGCTGCACGGATGCGTCTACATCGGATATGGAACCAAGAACTTGGACCTACCCTTCATGCTTTAA